The DNA sequence GCACAAGTCCGCCATTAAAAGAAATCGCTGAACTATGTAAAAAATATACAGCCAAGCTTTTGGTCGATGAAGCACATGCACTTGGAATAATGGGACCAGAAGGGCGAGGTCTAAGCTTTGGAATCTCAGATTCTATAGAGATTGTCAGTGGCACCTTTGGGAAAGCCTTTGGAAGTGGAGGAGCATTCTTAGCGAGCAACAAAGCAATTAGAGATCATTTAATCCAGACAAGTGGGGCTTTTCGATACACAACTGCACTAGCGCCTCCTTTGGCAGCTGCGGCTTTCGAAGCCCTAAAGTTGATTAAAGCAAATCCTCATTGGGGGGAAGAGCTTAAAACAGAAGCTAAGAGGTGGCGAGATAAACTGAAGGACAAAGAATGGCATTATCCACCTGGAGATGGTCCAATTCTGTCATTACTAATTGGCTCAGATCAACAAACTCTTTTCCATCAAAAACAACTAGAGAATGCAGGCTTATTATGCATGGCAATTCGGCCGCCTACAGTTCCTGAGGGGACTTCGAGACTAAGACTTGTCATTCGAAAAAATCTTCCTACTACTACTCTCAAGGAAGTCTTATCTTCCCTAAGTTCGAAATGAAACAAATAATCGCTATGCATGGTTGGTACAGCGATAGCAACAGTTGGAAGCTTTGGAAAGATCACTTCGAAAAAAAAAGATGGAATTGGCAAAATGGTGAAAGAGGTTATGGGAAGATTCAGCCCCACGATCCTGAATGGGAAGGTGAGGGTCAAAAGGATAGACATTCAAAGAACGTCTTAATATGTCATTCACTTGGGCCTCATCTGATATCAAGCAAAGTGCTTAATGTCGCAACAGACATTGTTTTACTAAACAGCTTTAGCCGGTTCATACCTGCCAACAAAGAAGGTAGGGCCTTGAGAGTAGCTCTAGTTAGCATGCTAAAGCATATGGAAGAACCCTCTAGAGAAACTATGCTTATGTCATTCCTCAAAAAGGCAAGTAGTCCTTACAAATTCAGCGACATACCTGCAGGTCCTATGCAAACAGGAATGTCCTCAGAAGGTCTTAAACAGCTTAAATCTGATTTAGAATTGCTAATTAGCACCAAACAGTTGCCAATTGGAATATCCAAAAGAGCAAGAGTTCTTATTATCAATGGTGATAAAGATAAAATCATCCATTCTTCTACAAAACAAGAACTCCTAATAAGCCTTAACAGTCATCTCAATACTCCTCCAACCATTTGGACAATTAAAGGAGAAGGTCATTTCATACTTCAAGCAGGATTAAGGGAAGACGTAAGAAAATGGCTTGAGGTAGTTTAATGACCAATAAATGGCAAGATAACATTCTAAAAAACTTTGATTCTGCCTCAACGCATTACAACGAAGAAGCTTTCATTCAAAATACCTACGCCAAGAAATTAGCAAAATATTGTTCTCAAAAGCTAATTCCCCCAGGTATATGGGCTGATCTAGGTGCAGGTACCGGCCTACTTGCAGATGCTTTAGAAAAGTTAAACCCACAGCAATCAGTTTTGAGAGTAGATGGATCTAGAGAAATGCTTAAGCAACACTCACTCCCCAAAAAAACTCAACTTTGGGATTTAAACTTAGGTTTACCTACTAATTGGTCAGAATCGCCTAGCTTGCTCGCATCTAATTTTGCACTCCATTGGTTAAGCAAGCCTGAATTAAAAGTTCAAGAATGGTTCTCTGCTATAGCACCTGGAGGTTGGCTCGCGATAGCACTTCCCGTAAAAGGAAGTTTTCCCGAATGGCATAAGGCAGCGGCTCTCGCGAAGGTAAGGTGTACTGCATTATCCTTCCCATCACATACTTCTCTTACAGATGGTATTCCAATTAACAGTATCCACGTAAATCAATTAGAAAAATTCACTCAAACAGCAACTGGAGTATCCTCATTATTAAAACCATTAGTCAAAGTAGGAGCAACATCAACTCCTGAAAAGTCTCTTAAGTTGAGTCATTGGCGTCGATTGCATAAAGAATGGCCCTTATCTCTAAACTCTCAAAATCCACAACTAACCTGGTTAGTACAGATTCTTTTAATCCAAAAATGAATCCAACATATCCTCAATTAATTATTTGTGGGACTGGTACTGACGTAGGGAAGACAGTCGTAAGCAGTCTCTTTGTACAAGGATTAAATGCTATGTATTGGAAGCCAATACAAAGTGGAATAGAAGATGGTGGAGACACCAGCAGTATTTGCAAGCTTCTCAATCTTCCAAAAGAGCGTTGCCTGAAAGAAGCTTATAAGTTTAATGCTGCTGTCTCCCCTCACTGGGCAGCTGAGAAAGAGAATCAAACTATAGACCCTAGACAATTAACACTACCTTCAATCACTAGCCCACTTATTATTGAAACTGCAGGTGGTTTAATGGTTCCCTTAAATAGGCAATTATTACAGATTGATCAACTCAAAAGTTGGGGACTTCCCATAGTACTCGTTGCTAAAAGTGGTCTTGGGACGCTAAATCACACACTATTAAGTATCGAAGCATTAAATAAACGCAGAATTCCAATCATAGGACTTGTATTAAATGGATCTC is a window from the Prochlorococcus marinus str. MIT 9211 genome containing:
- a CDS encoding aminotransferase class I/II-fold pyridoxal phosphate-dependent enzyme; protein product: MQKIPPTRLRTIRTLIPGKKDAEFSAINAKNKQITLIDLASNDYLGLSRHPKLIEAATKTMYCEGVGSGGSRLLTGSRPIHQELEQSLGEWLNRESVLLFPSGFQANLAAVIALTDRNSPVIADRLIHHSLLVGIKASGGKLKRYSHNDINDLERLLKIYASQNPLVITESLFSMEGTSPPLKEIAELCKKYTAKLLVDEAHALGIMGPEGRGLSFGISDSIEIVSGTFGKAFGSGGAFLASNKAIRDHLIQTSGAFRYTTALAPPLAAAAFEALKLIKANPHWGEELKTEAKRWRDKLKDKEWHYPPGDGPILSLLIGSDQQTLFHQKQLENAGLLCMAIRPPTVPEGTSRLRLVIRKNLPTTTLKEVLSSLSSK
- the bioK gene encoding pimeloyl-[acyl-carrier protein] methyl ester esterase, whose protein sequence is MKQIIAMHGWYSDSNSWKLWKDHFEKKRWNWQNGERGYGKIQPHDPEWEGEGQKDRHSKNVLICHSLGPHLISSKVLNVATDIVLLNSFSRFIPANKEGRALRVALVSMLKHMEEPSRETMLMSFLKKASSPYKFSDIPAGPMQTGMSSEGLKQLKSDLELLISTKQLPIGISKRARVLIINGDKDKIIHSSTKQELLISLNSHLNTPPTIWTIKGEGHFILQAGLREDVRKWLEVV
- a CDS encoding methyltransferase, with the translated sequence MTNKWQDNILKNFDSASTHYNEEAFIQNTYAKKLAKYCSQKLIPPGIWADLGAGTGLLADALEKLNPQQSVLRVDGSREMLKQHSLPKKTQLWDLNLGLPTNWSESPSLLASNFALHWLSKPELKVQEWFSAIAPGGWLAIALPVKGSFPEWHKAAALAKVRCTALSFPSHTSLTDGIPINSIHVNQLEKFTQTATGVSSLLKPLVKVGATSTPEKSLKLSHWRRLHKEWPLSLNSQNPQLTWLVQILLIQK
- the bioD gene encoding dethiobiotin synthase — its product is MNPTYPQLIICGTGTDVGKTVVSSLFVQGLNAMYWKPIQSGIEDGGDTSSICKLLNLPKERCLKEAYKFNAAVSPHWAAEKENQTIDPRQLTLPSITSPLIIETAGGLMVPLNRQLLQIDQLKSWGLPIVLVAKSGLGTLNHTLLSIEALNKRRIPIIGLVLNGSLHQDNPKTLKGFGGVPIIAELPHFNKLSAHLLSEEWEKQNIGVRLEQLINNTSY